TAAAGTATAAGGATGATATCCAAAAGCTCGAGAAAGAAATCTCTCAATTGAGACTGAAGACTGACTCTTCAAAAATTGCTGCACTTCGGAGGGGCATTGATGGGAGCTATGCTGGCAGACTTAGCAACATCAGAAATGACCCAATAAACAAGGAGTCCCAGACTTTGTTTACCTCAGAGGTAGTGACAAAACTATGTGACTTCCCTGGGACAGGCGGTGTGAAACGTGAACGTGAGTGTGTGATGTGCCTTTCAGAGGAGATGTCAGTAGTTTTTCTTCCATGTGCCCATCAGGTAGTTTGCACAACATGCAATGAGCTCCATGAGAAACAGGGAATGAAGGATTGTCCTTCTTGTAGGAGTCCTATCCAGCAGCGCATTCTTGTACGTTATGCTCagtcttaattttatttgtgttgagTTGAATGTTCTGAATAATGGTTGTCAGACTCCTTTATAAGGAATAATGCATCTGAATTACAATTACCCTTTCAAAAGTCAAGACAATTAGTCTGTTGTACATTGCAAGGTTGATGCTTCTGTGTTTTCCTTTCCCATATGTGTAATGGGAGCTTGGGCGGTGTCTATTGTTTAAGTCTCAATCTTAATATGAGGCAGCTCACAATTTACTGGCCTGTTTGTGTTCTccattatatttaatgttatgaATGAAAGTTGCATTATTTGTGGtacaaattttttgttgcttcttaattttcatattaagcTGAGATGAGTTCATCTTTCCCCCTGGCTTCAGGCATTCTGAATAAGTTTATCTTTATGATTTGGTTATTTAAATTCAGAATAGTTGAAGCAATTTTTCCTGTGTTCTGActttatttaaacttgaatcatttttgttttaacaATGTCTTGGAGAGCTCATATTTATGTTATGACAATTAGATCATATTGATCTAATGGTTGAATCgtgattcaatattatttatacaaaattaaatttatacgggtttttaaaataaatttatgacagTTAAATCATATTAACCTAACGGTAAAATCgtaatttaacattatttacGCGGTTGAATCTTGAATCAATTCAGGGCAATTCCATTTTCGGAAATTTGtgatttttggtttatttattttgggtagTAGTTGGTTTGCTCGTCACCGTCAATGAATGAGCCGCGCATGGCATGAACTAACTCCCCTATTCATAGTGTTTTTCTCACCGGTACCAAGTGAGCCCTGCATCTGTATTGACTATCTTGTCCTCacgatttttaattatttgctttaaaaatattaataaattatttttctaaatttgattacttttttttcttaaaaaaagtgtttttgaGATATCTCTTGAAAAATTATTCGATGggtttcttcctttttttgaatccatatatttttaattatttataaggaaatagataaattaaaattttttttataataatatttaacacaATAAACcatcttataaaaaatatgaataatattatatgtatatatttttatatataatttaagtatataaataatatgttattatatgattatatattactttattttttatttaaaattatcgtattatattatgatacattatttatttacctaaattaaaaaaacatatacacattattttattaaaaaaatcgtCACATTGTGAAATTTAGAGTTAGATTCTATCCAAACCTattagaatttgaattcaaattttaatttaaaattatttaattatacaataatataatatttatacatttaaattatatataaaaaatataaacacctagttttatatattagtaattaagttatatattagtaattaagttttataactttataattaaaatcctgGACTAAGGAAAATGATTTATAAATGGTGTCGCTTTTCCAAGTGACTAGATCGTTGCCAGTCTCCTCCTCTGTTGAACGGCGAAACCCTAGAAAAACCCTCGCGACTTAAGTAAGTTAAATCTTATACTCTTCCTGCTCACAACAATACGTGAAGTAAAGCAAATGGTAGAGAGCTACGTGGTCGTGCATAACATAGCGAAGCGGCACAACGTGGGGACATTAGCTCGAAGCGCGACGGCCTTCGGCGTATCGGAAATGATTCTTGTTGGACGCAGAGATTTCAACGCCTTCGGAAGCCACGGATCCACGTCTCACGTTAACATCAGACACTTTCACTCTCTAACAGACGCTCGCCAATTCCTCAAGTCCAAAGATTGCGATATTTGTGGAGTCGAAATCACTCACGACGCCGTCGCTGTCAATCAACACCCTTTTAAAAGAAGCACTGCATTTCTTCTTGGAAATGAGGTATTGgttcatttttttaatccaatttaaatcattttataaggttttatgattatttttttggaaTTGGAAATCTTGGCAACTTTGATCCTGAAAGATAAAGAGACTGTTTGGTGGCTGTTCTTTCTGGAAgtgtttgtttttcttatatgtaaaagctaaaatgatgaaaatgacgTTGCTTGGTGAAACGTTTtcataaaactattaaaattgtATGTTGGGTTTTTTGtcaaacaaagtaaaaatacatttttattgttttcaacaCTTTTTATAATCATTTGTGAACCTGTTAAAACATATCTTATAAGTTAGtaaaatatatgcataattttatacattatcTATCTAGAGTAAAACTGCATGTTCCAAtatttcttacttttttatCCATACAAAATAACCTGCCAGCATGTAAGTAAGTGATTTTGATGCGaaaggaaaaagtaaataattacatcacctaattatatgctAACATCAGTTTGTGTGGATAAGTTCGTAAAAAATGTTTGCAGTTGTAGATTTATCATCTATTTaactatatattaatataatttcttgtcttttgagttaatttttaacattatcaaatgaaGATATTATGATTTGGACTTGTGAGCTGAGTAAAAGATTAAAATCACGGTggtattttgatgattttatctGAGTAATGTTTAAAAAGAAGAACATGTGTCCAGAATATATTAGTTACTTCATTTATGTGTTATTTTCTGTAGGGCACAGGCCTTTCTGCTAAAGAGTGTGAGATATGTGATTTTTTTGTCTACATTCCCCAATATGGCAGTGGCACAGCCTCGTTGAATGTTACTGTTGCTGCTTCTATTGTTTTGCATCATTTTGGAGGTAATTTCCTTGCTATGAAATGTTTACTTGAAATTTAGTAGGGTACACTCACCAACATATGCTGGTTGGGTAGACTTCCTGCAATTGATTTCTGTATGAGAGTAACATTGTGTAAATAGTTTTACCTTTTTGTATCTCAGTTTTTTCTGTTTAAAGATATATCATCTTTGTCATTTTGGTTGATTGTTCATATGCTTTGTTGAATTTTAGATCTTGGtttctgtttattttttcaattggtTGCTTCACATCtattgtattttgattttgattgccCTCTGCCAATTGTAAACAATCAGTACTAGCCAAACGAGAGTGTCTGTTACTAATTTCACGACTGAGGAATCGTTTTGTGGGATTGCAACTTGGCCATTTTTCTCATGCAATCTATTTCAGTTTGGGCAGGCTTCTCTGAGAGAACCCGTGATGGAAACAAATTTGTTGTAGCTGAAAGACCCGTAAAACAGATGAAACGAAATTACTGCACAGAGACCACAGATTCCATAATCGAGGAGCGAAAATCTCGAAAGGAAAATGCTTCTAATGGGTTCTTTGATGAGAGTGGAACTGAAGCTTTGTCTTCTAATCTTCTGGCTGCAGTGTTTGGTCATGACGAGTGACCGAGCTTGctacaaaatttttgttattagtATTGGGCTCATTACAGGGCAGCAGTCTATATTTTCTCAACTATTCTAAAGAGGGCAGCTAGCAGCTTTGATAGCATCAGCAAGACAGTGGCTGCTAAAAGTCTTAGCTAGAGAAGGTGCTGCAAGTTTAGCCTGTGAGTGTGTCTTGAATCTGCCATGAGGAACTGGTAATATTCAATGCACTTGCGTTGATTTTGCTTGGATTAGCATTTCATGGAAGTTGTAATTGGAATGAtcatttattcttatttatttgataatgatATGAAAGTcgattgcattttttttttcatttttaacaatttaCTACTCATGTAGATTTCAACTTGAAGGTACTGAGTAACAGTGAGAATTAGTGGGTCAAGGTGGGGCTGTAATTGAGCCGAGTATTGTTGGGCTCGAGCTTAGTTTGATAAGCAAGTTGCAGGTTCTCACTTGATTAGGAATTGTTTACTCCagattgatttgaaaaattataattaatacttgtagtctatatatttataaattacttCTCCTATTCAAAGTTACTATTATGAAAGTTGAGTAATGTTTTAAAGctttctatttttttagttGTAATTCACTTCTTGTGTAGATTTGAAGATACCTTTTTGCCGGAGAGAATTTGTGGGCTAAGGGTTGTAATTGGGTTGAGCTGCATTGAGTATTGTTAGGGATAGGGTAGATGCAGGACTTTAGCTTGGGAGTTGTAGGTTTAAactaggggtgttcaaaattatctgaTAACTGAAtcgaattaatttttaaactgaaaatcCAACCGAATAGGTTATTCGAAAAATCGGTTCGGATAccggttcaaaaatatataaaaaccgaATTTTTGGTTCGGTTATCGATTTgcctaattttcaaaaccagTTAACTAAACTGaattggtttttaaaaaatcgaataaaaatttaataaaatattgaataaattttcaaaaaattagaaaaaataataaaataggataattttttaaaattcaaataaaaatttggttaaCCAAAAATTCGGTTCGATTCAAAATCGGTTACTCTTTAAATCGGTTTAGTTTcgattcttgattttttttaaaccaaaaatttggttCGATAAAAAAATGGGCAAAGCggttcggttaaccggttttgaacaCCTCTAGTTTAAACTCAAGATAGAAATTATTGAGTTGATTTCAATTCTAGTGGTTGAATCGCATATCATATAgtatatcaaaaacttaaattttttgcATTATGTATTCAATATTGTATCGTGTTGtacaatacaatttttttaaaaaataataaaatataaataaaataataaaaaaaatctaattgatatGTCATCAATTTGAAAAGTATTACAAAAgtccttaaaaaaattaaaatttttcatatacatctttattacatcattatttttttaaaaaaatgtgtcaTTTCGTATTGATAACATGCATCATATtgtgtattataagatattaataactatgattttgatttgaaaatttacatttttatcttatatagcttatatatacttattaattatcatttatacTCAAAGTTTGGAAAATAAACCctcaaaattctttaaaaatttttgttactATTGCGGAATGAACGCAGGCAGTGGGCTTTGCTTATGTGGGCTCTTAACAGACTGGCTCACATTGGCCTAtcatattgtaatttattttaattattaattaatatttaattatttacaatttttagatatttttaacgGATTAGCCTGTGGATCTTACTCCAAGCCCTTTGTCACGGCTCGCTATTGAGTGTATACATGAACATGGTTTCAAAACTTTGACTGAGTGAATCATGCTATGCTAGATCAATCTGATAGTGATCAACCCATCATGTTTAGCAATTCCGAGGAAATCTGccatcaaataaaattcatttttaatgtattgatttttttttaatatatgtaattttaattttgccgCTAACACCATGTTAGGAATGAATTCAAGCTAAAcctgtttggtttgaatttactGTTTGTTTATTCGGTAttcttattcattttattaatgatattgtttGCTCTCGTGCGTCACCGTTTACCCTGTTGGCAGATTTTTGGTAAATCAATTTGAACAGTTCAAGCTTAACATTATAAATACAATATGACCTTCAACAACTGCTAAGCTTAATTCAATTCGACTCTCGGATCAAAACAACCCTAGTACCATCATGTTGACGTCCACTGGTTTGACTTGCTCTTTGCTAGGTTCAATGTTTCATCAGTCTGAAAACATTGTATGAACACATTAATCAAACAGACTTCCGaaagtaataataatgataaatcttACATAAACAAGCAATATGAATAGTTTAAATCTTACTTTAATTTGGATTGTGATGGTATCCGGTTCCATGGCGCTTGTGGGGAAACCAGGCGCATATTTTACAAACAACTCCAGCAGCCATTTCAGGAAAGCCTTTGAAATTAATTCAGGATACAGAAAATTCGATATATCACTATCAAGAAGAACCAGGATGCCCAACACCATCAACGCCAACAATGCATGGCCTAAGTCACCACGCTTCAGCCTATATTCATCGGATTTCTCCATATGCGGTCAAAGGTTGCCGCTAATGGTCACAATCCCGTACCGGGTTACGCTGCCTTTTTTATAACTATCAGTAAAAGTagagaaaacacaaaaaaacgCCACAAAAGCAGATGAGAATGATTGTTAGGGCTTTTTTGGCAGCATGGCATGTTATTAAAGACTTGAGAAACATGAAAGGGAAGACCGTTCCGGTTGGAAGTTGTTTGACGAGGTCTGCGAAGAATTTTAGGGTTTGGTGTATGACACATGAATGTTGAATTTATAGAGGGAGAGGATTGAATGAGCCAATGCAAGAAACAAGAAGCATTGCTTTCGCATAATGTTGTAAGAAATTGATCCACCAGTAGAATTTCTTGCCCATAATAAAATTCTAAGGTATAAAAAATGACTTGGAATTTACAAAGACAGATGTGACTTTACACAGGAAGGTATAGATGTATTGGTTCTGGATTTTGATGTAAAATGGCTTCACATGACATGAGGCCAGGCTAAATTGGTGGGAGCCACAATCATTCTTGTTACTGGGTTTATTCCATTGTCTCAATTTGGAAGTTGTCGTAGTGGTCCAAAAAAGATTGCTGAAAATGATACATCTTCCATGAACATGGGACCATCCGTTGCCCCATTTCATAATAAACTTTGATtcttattcaaataataatcgAAGAAAATGATCAGTGACATATGTGGGGAACCATTTTCTTGACTCTTCAGTGATTTTCAAGTTTAACTAATGTTTTAGAAAAGGGGGAGAATTGGATTCAAATTCCATAGAAAATGGGAATGGTGGCAGTGGCAGTCAATTTTCATCCACAATTTTCAGTAGTCTGATCGATCAGACTGAAACTTCAGAGGCTCTGATGACACGAAGCTAATTAATTGAGTGAACAGTGTTTTTGCATGCATGCAAAACAATGTTGGTTTTTGCAGGGTGGAAATAGGAATATGTTTAACAAGGGTGAGTTACATACAGTCTGTCTATGTTGACAGGAGACGTCTCTGCATCTTCAAGCCCACTTCTCACCTCAGTCAGACTCAGAGACTCTTCTCAATATGCAAAACTCATGCCAGCCATGATGTGTTgtcatttcttcatttcatatattCACACGAGGATCTTAAAGTTTAACACCTTAGACATGCTTTTATTAAGGAGGATGCAAAGCATGGCAACACATCTGTAAAGAATCCGTTGTGCAGCGTAAACTTAAATACACAACCTTCATgctattgaaatataataaacaaagaaaatagaaTATGGGAatgtaagaaaataaaagagaatacaaaaatttatacgGTCCGGTAAATGTATTTA
Above is a genomic segment from Mangifera indica cultivar Alphonso chromosome 3, CATAS_Mindica_2.1, whole genome shotgun sequence containing:
- the LOC123210517 gene encoding uncharacterized tRNA/rRNA methyltransferase slr0955, translated to MVESYVVVHNIAKRHNVGTLARSATAFGVSEMILVGRRDFNAFGSHGSTSHVNIRHFHSLTDARQFLKSKDCDICGVEITHDAVAVNQHPFKRSTAFLLGNEGTGLSAKECEICDFFVYIPQYGSGTASLNVTVAASIVLHHFGVWAGFSERTRDGNKFVVAERPVKQMKRNYCTETTDSIIEERKSRKENASNGFFDESGTEALSSNLLAAVFGHDE